The proteins below come from a single Maylandia zebra isolate NMK-2024a linkage group LG23, Mzebra_GT3a, whole genome shotgun sequence genomic window:
- the dcun1d4 gene encoding DCN1-like protein 4 isoform X2, producing the protein MPPRKKRRPSAGDDMSAKKSRQDSVFRKHETSQIREEEMFSSKRCLEWFYEYAGCDDVVGPEGMEKFCEDIGVEPENVVMLVLAWKLDAQSMGYFTLQEWLRGMGSLQCDSTERLRNSLDYLRSVLNDSTSFKLIYRYAFDFAREKDQRSLDLNTAKCMLGLLLGKTWPLFPVFNQFLEQSKYKVINKDQWCNVLEFSRTINLDLSNYDEDGAWPVLLDEFVEWYKERQMS; encoded by the exons ATGCCTCCTAGGAAAAAGAGGAGACCCTCTGCTGGAGATGACATGTCAGCCAAGAAAAGTCGCCAGGACAG CGTTTTCAGAAAACATGAAACATCCCAAATCCGAGAGGAGGAGATGTTTTCTAGTAAAAGATGCTTGGAGTGGTTCTATGAATATGCAG GCTGCGATGATGTggtgggtccagagggcatggAAAAATTCTGTGAGGACATCGGGGTGGAGCCGGAGAAT GTGGTGATGCTGGTTCTTGCTTGGAAGCTGGATGCCCAGAGTATGGGATATTTCACCCTTCAGGAGTGGCTGAGAGGCATGGGCTCATTGCA GTGTGATTCGACTGAGAGGCTGAGGAATTCACTTGACTACCTGAGATCTGTCCTAAATGACAGCACCAGCTTTAAGCTCATTTATAGATATGCCTTTGATTTTGCTCGG GAAAAGGATCAGAGGAGTTTGGACTTGAACACAGCCAAATGTATGTTGGGGCTTCTTCTGGGAAAGACGTGGcctttgtttcctgtgtttAATCAGTTTCTAGAG CAATCAAAGTACAAAGTCATCAACAAAGACCAATGGTGCAATGTTTTAGAGTTCAGCAGGACAATCAACCTGGACCTCAGCAACTATGATGAAGATGGTGCCT GGCCTGTTTTGTTGGACGAGTTTGTGGAATGGTACAAAGAAAGACAGATGTCATAA
- the dcun1d4 gene encoding DCN1-like protein 4 isoform X1, which yields MHSDAANFQLNSHLTTLASIHKIHHTLHRLNLAEDVGQDSHPSACCSKAMPPRKKRRPSAGDDMSAKKSRQDSVFRKHETSQIREEEMFSSKRCLEWFYEYAGCDDVVGPEGMEKFCEDIGVEPENVVMLVLAWKLDAQSMGYFTLQEWLRGMGSLQCDSTERLRNSLDYLRSVLNDSTSFKLIYRYAFDFAREKDQRSLDLNTAKCMLGLLLGKTWPLFPVFNQFLEQSKYKVINKDQWCNVLEFSRTINLDLSNYDEDGAWPVLLDEFVEWYKERQMS from the exons ATGCACTCTGATGCGGCAA ATTTTCAGCTGAATTCCCACTTGACTACACTGGCCAGCATCCATAAGATCCACCAcaccttgcacaggctg AACTTGGCAGAAGACGTTGGACAGGACAGCCACCCCTCAG CTTGTTGCTCTAAAGCCATGCCTCCTAGGAAAAAGAGGAGACCCTCTGCTGGAGATGACATGTCAGCCAAGAAAAGTCGCCAGGACAG CGTTTTCAGAAAACATGAAACATCCCAAATCCGAGAGGAGGAGATGTTTTCTAGTAAAAGATGCTTGGAGTGGTTCTATGAATATGCAG GCTGCGATGATGTggtgggtccagagggcatggAAAAATTCTGTGAGGACATCGGGGTGGAGCCGGAGAAT GTGGTGATGCTGGTTCTTGCTTGGAAGCTGGATGCCCAGAGTATGGGATATTTCACCCTTCAGGAGTGGCTGAGAGGCATGGGCTCATTGCA GTGTGATTCGACTGAGAGGCTGAGGAATTCACTTGACTACCTGAGATCTGTCCTAAATGACAGCACCAGCTTTAAGCTCATTTATAGATATGCCTTTGATTTTGCTCGG GAAAAGGATCAGAGGAGTTTGGACTTGAACACAGCCAAATGTATGTTGGGGCTTCTTCTGGGAAAGACGTGGcctttgtttcctgtgtttAATCAGTTTCTAGAG CAATCAAAGTACAAAGTCATCAACAAAGACCAATGGTGCAATGTTTTAGAGTTCAGCAGGACAATCAACCTGGACCTCAGCAACTATGATGAAGATGGTGCCT GGCCTGTTTTGTTGGACGAGTTTGTGGAATGGTACAAAGAAAGACAGATGTCATAA